The Prevotella sp. oral taxon 299 str. F0039 genome has a segment encoding these proteins:
- a CDS encoding aldose epimerase family protein has translation MMNTTAKEYLCGLKRSDFQTTIDGKETDLFLLTNENGNEVAISNYGGAIVSIMVPDKNGNYANVIQSHDSIQSLINSPEPYLSTLIGRYGNRIAKGRFQLDKKEYFLHINNGPNSLHGGKTGFNAKVWDALQMNNHTLVLKYISPYGEEGYSGEVKITVVYTFTNDDELVIEYMATTNKKTIINLTSHGFFSLTGIGNPTPTIDTLECEINANYYLPIDDTSIPTGEIRFVEGTPFDFRTSKAVGKDIDANHEQIKNGAGYDHCFVLNKKEEGELSFAARIKEPVSGRTMEVYTTEPGMQFYSDNWADGFAGQHGATYPRRSAVCFEAQHFPDTPNHSYFPSVVLRPGEQYKQKTIYKFGVEK, from the coding sequence ATGATGAACACAACAGCAAAAGAATATCTTTGTGGTTTAAAACGCTCAGACTTTCAAACCACAATTGACGGCAAAGAGACTGATTTGTTTCTTTTGACTAATGAGAATGGAAACGAAGTTGCCATAAGCAATTATGGTGGTGCAATTGTTTCTATTATGGTACCCGATAAAAATGGAAATTATGCCAATGTTATTCAGAGTCATGATAGTATCCAAAGTTTAATTAATTCGCCAGAACCTTATTTGTCTACATTGATTGGACGATATGGAAATCGTATTGCAAAAGGTCGTTTCCAGTTAGATAAGAAGGAATATTTTTTGCATATTAATAATGGTCCTAATTCTCTACATGGAGGTAAAACGGGTTTTAATGCAAAAGTCTGGGATGCTCTCCAAATGAACAATCACACATTGGTTTTGAAGTATATCAGTCCTTATGGAGAAGAAGGTTATTCTGGAGAAGTAAAAATAACGGTGGTATATACCTTCACAAATGACGATGAATTGGTTATTGAATATATGGCAACTACCAATAAAAAGACCATTATTAACCTTACTAGTCACGGATTCTTTTCATTAACAGGCATTGGAAATCCAACTCCAACTATTGATACTTTAGAGTGCGAAATCAATGCAAACTATTATCTTCCAATTGATGATACATCTATTCCTACTGGTGAAATACGTTTTGTAGAAGGTACTCCCTTTGACTTTAGAACATCAAAAGCTGTTGGAAAAGATATTGATGCAAACCATGAACAAATAAAGAATGGTGCAGGTTACGACCATTGTTTTGTTCTAAATAAGAAGGAAGAAGGTGAGCTGAGCTTTGCTGCAAGAATTAAAGAACCAGTTTCAGGACGCACAATGGAAGTGTATACAACAGAACCTGGCATGCAATTCTATTCAGATAACTGGGCAGATGGTTTCGCAGGACAACACGGTGCAACTTATCCACGACGCAGTGCAGTATGTTTTGAAGCACAACACTTCCCCGATACTCCTAATCATTCATATTTCCCTTCTGTAGTATTACGTCCAGGAGAGCAATATAAACAAAAAACAATCTATAAATTCGGAGTAGAGAAGTAA
- a CDS encoding MFS transporter: protein MEKVKKQQGSIIAIITMMFLYAMISFVTNLAAPIGVIWKGAFQGESANVVGMLGNAMNFLAYLFMGIPAGKLLTKIGYKKTALVGIAFGFVGVFVQFLSGAIGSSSNYTGFTIYLLGAFIAGFSVCILNTVVNPMLNLLGGGGNRGNQLNLIGGTLNSLTGTLTPIFVGALIGTVTASTKIADVNMVLYIAMAVFVLAFVVLLFIPISDPEGASVTESTVFEASPWSFRHFVLGAIGIFLYVGIEVGIPGTLIFYLSDTTEKGGGILGNATSIAGTVAATYWFLMLVGRFTAGFIANKVSSKAMMITTSGVGVFLILIAMFVQSADKIFMPVFTGQSFEMVQVPLAALFLVLCGLCTSVMWPSVFNLATEGLGKYTAAASGIFMMMVVGGGVLPLIQSFIADKSGYLISYIVPLAGLAYLFFYAIIGSKNINKDIPV from the coding sequence ATGGAAAAAGTAAAGAAGCAACAAGGAAGCATTATTGCTATTATAACAATGATGTTTTTGTATGCAATGATTTCGTTTGTAACAAACTTAGCTGCACCAATTGGTGTGATTTGGAAAGGTGCTTTCCAAGGAGAAAGTGCTAACGTTGTAGGTATGTTAGGTAATGCTATGAACTTCTTGGCTTATCTTTTCATGGGTATTCCTGCAGGAAAACTATTGACAAAGATTGGTTATAAGAAGACTGCATTGGTTGGTATCGCTTTTGGTTTCGTGGGAGTGTTCGTACAATTCCTTTCAGGAGCTATCGGTTCTTCTTCTAACTACACAGGTTTTACAATTTATCTATTAGGTGCATTCATTGCAGGTTTCTCTGTATGTATCCTAAATACTGTTGTAAATCCAATGCTTAACCTACTCGGTGGTGGTGGAAATCGTGGTAACCAACTTAACCTTATCGGTGGTACACTTAACTCTTTGACAGGTACTTTGACTCCAATCTTCGTAGGAGCATTGATTGGTACCGTAACTGCAAGCACAAAGATTGCAGACGTTAACATGGTGTTATACATTGCAATGGCTGTATTTGTATTGGCTTTTGTCGTTCTTTTGTTCATTCCTATCTCAGATCCAGAAGGTGCTTCTGTTACAGAATCAACTGTATTTGAGGCAAGTCCATGGTCATTCCGTCACTTCGTACTTGGTGCTATCGGTATTTTCCTATATGTAGGTATCGAAGTTGGTATTCCAGGAACACTTATTTTCTATCTTTCTGATACTACAGAAAAAGGTGGTGGTATCTTAGGTAACGCAACCTCTATTGCAGGAACCGTTGCAGCTACATACTGGTTCTTGATGCTTGTAGGTCGTTTCACTGCAGGGTTCATTGCAAACAAAGTATCAAGTAAAGCAATGATGATAACCACAAGTGGTGTCGGAGTTTTCCTTATACTTATTGCTATGTTTGTGCAAAGTGCTGACAAGATCTTTATGCCAGTGTTTACAGGGCAGTCTTTCGAAATGGTTCAAGTGCCATTAGCTGCATTATTTCTTGTTCTATGTGGTTTATGCACTTCGGTAATGTGGCCTTCGGTATTTAATCTTGCAACAGAAGGATTAGGTAAATACACAGCAGCTGCATCAGGAATCTTCATGATGATGGTAGTAGGTGGAGGAGTATTGCCACTTATCCAATCATTCATCGCAGACAAATCAGGCTATTTGATTTCATATATCGTGCCTCTAGCAGGTTTGGCTTACCTCTTCTTCTATGCAATCATAGGAAGCAAGAACATCAATAAAGATATTCCAGTTTAA
- the galK gene encoding galactokinase, with translation MDIEHVRSRFIKHFDGKTGNIYASPGRINLIGEHTDYNGGFVFPGAVDKGIMAEVRPNGTDTVMCYSIDLKDRVEFKVTDPESPHTSWAKYIYGIVQEMRKLGVDVKGFNTAFAGDVPLGAGMSSSAALESCFAFALNDLFGDNKIAKWDMVLAGQATEHNYVGVKCGIMDQFASVFGKEGKLMRLDCRSREFEYFPFDPKGYRLVLVDSKVKHELASSAYNKRRQSCENVVAELQKKYADKVIETLRDADWDMLESVRTNVSEEDYKRAHFVLGEKDRVLAVCDALEKGDYETVGAKMYETHHGLSKEYEVSCEELDYLNEVAKENGVTGSRIMGGGFGGCTINLVKEELYDKFIADAKAKYEAKYGKTPAVYDVVISEGSRRIS, from the coding sequence ATGGACATCGAACACGTAAGAAGTAGATTCATCAAACATTTTGATGGAAAGACAGGTAATATTTATGCTTCACCTGGTCGTATTAACCTTATAGGAGAGCACACTGATTATAACGGAGGATTTGTTTTCCCAGGTGCAGTAGATAAAGGTATTATGGCAGAAGTGCGCCCAAATGGAACTGATACGGTAATGTGCTATTCAATAGACCTTAAAGATCGTGTTGAATTTAAAGTAACAGATCCAGAAAGTCCACATACTTCATGGGCAAAATATATTTATGGTATTGTTCAAGAAATGCGCAAACTAGGTGTTGATGTAAAAGGTTTCAACACAGCATTTGCTGGAGATGTGCCCTTAGGAGCAGGTATGTCATCATCAGCAGCACTTGAAAGTTGTTTTGCTTTTGCATTAAACGATCTTTTCGGAGATAACAAAATTGCGAAGTGGGACATGGTTTTAGCTGGTCAAGCAACCGAACATAACTATGTAGGTGTTAAGTGCGGAATCATGGATCAATTTGCAAGTGTATTTGGAAAAGAAGGAAAATTGATGCGACTAGATTGTCGTTCAAGAGAATTTGAATATTTCCCATTCGATCCCAAGGGCTATCGTTTAGTGCTTGTTGATTCAAAAGTAAAACACGAATTGGCTTCTTCTGCATATAACAAACGCCGTCAAAGCTGTGAAAATGTAGTAGCAGAACTTCAAAAGAAATATGCAGACAAGGTGATTGAAACACTTCGTGATGCAGATTGGGATATGCTTGAATCAGTGAGAACTAATGTTTCTGAAGAAGATTACAAGCGTGCTCATTTCGTATTAGGTGAGAAAGACAGAGTTCTTGCAGTATGTGATGCACTTGAAAAAGGCGACTATGAAACAGTAGGAGCTAAGATGTATGAAACTCATCACGGTTTAAGCAAAGAATATGAAGTATCTTGTGAAGAACTAGATTACCTCAATGAAGTTGCTAAAGAAAATGGAGTTACAGGTAGTAGAATTATGGGTGGAGGCTTCGGAGGCTGCACAATTAACCTTGTAAAAGAAGAACTTTACGACAAATTTATTGCAGATGCTAAAGCAAAATACGAAGCAAAGTATGGTAAAACACCTGCTGTTTACGACGTAGTAATTAGCGAAGGCTCTAGAAGAATATCATAA
- a CDS encoding TetR/AcrR family transcriptional regulator yields MSISKTRQKLVDVARQLFAKNGIANTTMNDIAIASGKGRRTLYTYFSKKDDVYYAVIESELERLSDRLDEVAAMKMRPQDKIIELIYTHLSMIKETVVRNGNLRAEFFRNIWMVEKVRKKFDEDEIELFRKVYAEGKAEGEFDVENVELVADITHYCIKGLEVPFIYGRLGHGLTAESSKPLVARVVYGALGKTGLII; encoded by the coding sequence ATGTCAATATCTAAAACACGGCAAAAATTAGTTGATGTTGCCCGACAGCTGTTTGCTAAAAACGGAATAGCCAACACCACAATGAATGATATTGCTATTGCTTCTGGAAAAGGACGACGAACTCTTTATACTTATTTTAGTAAGAAAGACGACGTTTATTATGCTGTTATTGAATCAGAGTTAGAACGTTTGTCTGACCGATTAGATGAGGTGGCAGCAATGAAAATGCGTCCTCAAGATAAGATTATTGAGCTTATCTACACCCATTTAAGTATGATTAAAGAGACCGTTGTACGCAATGGAAATCTAAGAGCTGAGTTCTTTCGAAATATCTGGATGGTAGAAAAGGTTCGAAAAAAATTTGATGAAGACGAAATAGAATTGTTTCGAAAGGTTTATGCCGAAGGAAAGGCAGAAGGAGAGTTCGATGTAGAGAATGTAGAACTTGTGGCAGATATCACTCATTATTGTATTAAAGGACTTGAGGTGCCCTTCATTTATGGACGATTAGGGCATGGATTAACAGCCGAAAGCAGTAAGCCTTTGGTGGCAAGGGTTGTGTATGGTGCCTTAGGTAAAACGGGTTTAATTATTTAA
- the fabG gene encoding 3-oxoacyl-[acyl-carrier-protein] reductase: MGLLTGKTALVTGAARGIGKAIALRFAAEGANVAFTDLVIDENGKQTEEELLALGVKAKGYASNAADFEQSAQVVNQVKEEFGSIDILVNNAGITKDGLMLRMTEAQWDAVIGVNLKSAFNFIHACTPIMMRQRGGSIINMASVVGVHGNAGQANYAASKAAMIALAKSVAQEMGPKGVRANAIAPGFIDTAMTQALSDEVRKEWTSKIPLRRGGTVEDIASCALFLASDMSSYISGQVIQVDGGMNM, from the coding sequence ATGGGATTATTAACAGGTAAGACTGCTTTAGTAACAGGAGCAGCTCGTGGTATTGGTAAGGCAATCGCTTTAAGATTTGCCGCAGAAGGCGCAAATGTAGCGTTTACAGACCTTGTAATAGATGAAAATGGTAAACAAACCGAAGAAGAACTTCTTGCATTAGGCGTAAAAGCTAAAGGTTATGCTAGCAATGCTGCTGATTTTGAACAATCTGCTCAAGTTGTTAATCAAGTCAAAGAAGAATTTGGTTCAATCGATATTTTGGTTAATAATGCAGGAATCACAAAAGATGGATTAATGCTTCGCATGACAGAAGCACAATGGGATGCCGTTATTGGTGTGAATCTTAAGAGTGCATTTAACTTCATTCACGCTTGTACTCCAATTATGATGCGTCAACGTGGTGGTTCAATTATCAACATGGCAAGCGTTGTTGGTGTACATGGTAATGCTGGACAAGCAAATTATGCTGCATCAAAAGCAGCTATGATTGCACTTGCTAAGAGTGTAGCTCAAGAGATGGGACCTAAGGGAGTGCGTGCAAATGCAATTGCTCCAGGCTTTATCGACACTGCAATGACACAAGCATTGAGCGACGAAGTTCGTAAAGAATGGACAAGCAAGATACCTCTTCGCCGTGGTGGTACAGTGGAAGATATCGCTTCTTGTGCTTTATTCTTAGCTTCAGACATGTCTAGTTACATCAGCGGACAAGTTATTCAGGTTGATGGTGGCATGAATATGTAA
- a CDS encoding RluA family pseudouridine synthase, with the protein MQVLYEDNHIIIVHKNSGEIVQGDKTGDTPLSDIVKAYIKEKYAKPGNVFVGVVHRLDRPVSGIVVFAKTSKALSRLNTMFSKGEVHKTYWAITANTPKEEQGTLVNWLVRNEKQNKSYAYDEEKPNSKKAILNYQLISKSERYALLEVALLTGRHHQIRCQLAHMGCVIKGDLKYGAPRSNPDASISLLARRIEFIHPVSKEAIVVEAPLPDDNLWRAIKP; encoded by the coding sequence ATGCAGGTTCTTTACGAAGACAATCACATTATTATTGTGCATAAAAATAGTGGTGAAATTGTGCAAGGCGATAAAACAGGCGACACCCCTTTAAGCGATATTGTTAAAGCTTATATCAAAGAAAAGTATGCTAAGCCAGGCAATGTTTTTGTTGGAGTGGTTCATCGTTTAGATCGTCCTGTGTCTGGAATCGTGGTCTTTGCCAAAACCTCAAAAGCCTTGTCACGTCTTAATACGATGTTTAGTAAAGGCGAAGTGCATAAAACCTATTGGGCGATAACAGCCAACACACCAAAAGAAGAGCAAGGAACACTTGTTAATTGGTTGGTTCGTAATGAAAAACAAAACAAGAGTTACGCTTACGATGAAGAGAAACCTAATAGTAAGAAGGCTATTCTTAATTACCAACTTATTTCTAAAAGTGAGCGATATGCATTGTTAGAGGTGGCTCTTCTCACAGGAAGACATCATCAAATACGTTGCCAATTAGCACACATGGGATGTGTTATAAAAGGAGATCTTAAGTATGGTGCACCTAGAAGCAATCCAGATGCAAGTATTTCTCTATTAGCACGTCGTATAGAATTTATCCATCCCGTGTCTAAAGAAGCTATCGTTGTAGAGGCTCCATTGCCTGATGATAATCTATGGAGAGCGATAAAACCTTAA
- a CDS encoding acyloxyacyl hydrolase encodes MINSLPYIPICHKKYQLILLLCIYFFVIPSYLKAENKDSVASNHGFSVSIEPAKVLVLDEYVHKWLKKRNTTSVEMSYNYTALPKDRNSYSNDYNYPTLGVAMRYTMSNVTMHREKDSDWGLLEPVNYQSKLGCITSVYGFFYRPIFRTKHWDFAYQLNFGGAYALKKYNKLTNADNEFIGSHLLIYFGSALKATYYLNDQWGVRAGLDFFHHSNGALNRPNKGANYFGPTLGLVYSPDRKAILNHIRDSVQKCFKPYFYTQFTFGLGGKTLNEEWQRTQFGTQPTDPEYRTGNFKFYTAYSFRSDLMYRYAQRWASGVGVDVFYGTYANRVRELDQSHGIAMKHSRWSFGVAAKHQVFYNNLSLSVGLGYYLYRAMGENASIIEKPYYEHVGIYYTFNKLKNLTLGAQVKAHATKADLTEFILAIPIKI; translated from the coding sequence ATGATAAACAGTCTCCCTTATATTCCGATATGCCATAAGAAATATCAACTTATTCTCTTATTGTGTATATATTTCTTTGTAATTCCTTCATATCTGAAGGCAGAAAATAAGGATAGTGTGGCTTCTAATCATGGTTTTTCGGTGTCTATAGAGCCTGCAAAAGTTTTGGTTTTAGATGAGTATGTACACAAATGGCTTAAAAAGCGCAACACGACGTCTGTAGAAATGTCCTATAACTACACCGCACTACCTAAAGATCGTAATAGTTATTCGAACGATTATAACTATCCAACATTGGGCGTTGCCATGCGATATACGATGTCGAATGTAACTATGCATCGTGAAAAAGATAGTGATTGGGGGTTATTAGAGCCCGTGAATTATCAATCAAAGTTAGGTTGTATAACTAGTGTTTATGGCTTTTTCTATCGTCCTATCTTTCGAACAAAGCATTGGGACTTTGCTTATCAGTTGAATTTTGGTGGAGCTTATGCACTAAAAAAATATAATAAACTAACCAATGCTGATAACGAATTTATTGGTTCTCATCTGCTTATTTATTTTGGATCGGCTCTAAAAGCCACCTATTATCTTAACGACCAATGGGGAGTAAGGGCAGGTTTGGATTTCTTTCACCATAGTAATGGAGCGCTTAATCGCCCCAACAAAGGCGCAAACTATTTCGGTCCAACACTAGGTTTGGTATATTCTCCTGATCGAAAAGCCATTCTCAACCATATAAGAGATAGCGTTCAAAAGTGTTTTAAACCTTATTTCTATACTCAGTTTACCTTTGGCTTAGGCGGAAAGACGCTTAATGAAGAATGGCAGAGAACACAATTTGGAACACAACCCACCGACCCTGAATATCGAACAGGAAACTTTAAATTTTACACTGCTTATTCGTTTCGTAGCGATTTGATGTATCGTTATGCTCAAAGATGGGCTTCTGGAGTTGGAGTAGATGTTTTTTATGGTACTTATGCCAATAGAGTGAGAGAGTTAGATCAAAGTCATGGTATAGCAATGAAGCATAGTAGATGGTCGTTTGGCGTTGCTGCTAAACATCAGGTCTTTTATAATAATCTCTCATTGTCTGTAGGCTTGGGTTATTATCTCTATCGAGCAATGGGTGAAAACGCCTCAATTATAGAGAAACCCTACTACGAACATGTGGGTATTTACTACACTTTCAACAAGTTAAAGAATCTCACTCTTGGTGCACAAGTAAAGGCTCATGCCACTAAAGCTGATTTAACAGAGTTTATTTTGGCTATTCCTATAAAAATATAA
- the glyA gene encoding serine hydroxymethyltransferase, producing MERDNQIFDLIKLEHQRQLKGVELIASENFVSDEVMAAMGSYLTNKYAEGLPGRRYYGGCEVVDQVETLAIERVKQLFGAEFANVQPHSGAQANQAVFLSVLKPGDTFMGLNLAHGGHLSHGSAVNTSGLLYNPIGYNVKEETGRVDYDEMERLAHQHKPKLIIGGGSAYSREWDYKRMREIADAVGAILVVDMAHPAGLIAAGLLDNPVKYAHIVTSTTHKTLRGPRGGIILMGKDFENPWGLTTPKGEVKMMSQIINSSVFPGIQGGPLEHVIGAKAVGFYENLQPSWKEYALQVKKNANVLANELIARGFGIISGGTDNHSMLVDLRSKYPDLTGKIAEKALVEADITANKNMVPFDSRSAFQTSGIRLGTPAITTRGAKEDLMVLVAELIEQVLNNPEDERVIKMVKEKVNATMKDYPLFAY from the coding sequence ATGGAAAGAGATAATCAGATTTTCGATCTTATCAAATTAGAGCATCAAAGACAATTAAAAGGAGTTGAACTTATTGCTTCAGAAAACTTTGTTAGTGATGAAGTGATGGCTGCAATGGGCTCTTATTTAACCAATAAGTATGCCGAGGGACTACCAGGTCGCCGTTATTATGGTGGTTGTGAAGTAGTAGATCAAGTTGAAACACTTGCAATTGAACGAGTTAAACAACTTTTTGGTGCCGAGTTTGCTAATGTTCAACCTCACTCTGGTGCGCAAGCTAACCAAGCAGTGTTTCTTTCTGTTCTTAAACCTGGTGACACCTTTATGGGGTTAAATCTTGCACATGGAGGTCACTTGAGTCACGGAAGTGCTGTAAACACATCTGGTTTGCTTTATAATCCTATTGGTTATAATGTAAAAGAAGAAACAGGACGTGTTGATTATGACGAAATGGAGCGTCTTGCTCATCAACATAAACCAAAGTTAATTATAGGTGGTGGTTCGGCTTATAGTCGTGAATGGGATTACAAACGCATGCGTGAAATTGCAGATGCTGTAGGTGCAATTCTTGTAGTAGATATGGCTCACCCTGCAGGTTTAATTGCTGCAGGTTTGCTAGATAACCCTGTTAAATATGCGCATATCGTAACCTCAACAACTCACAAGACACTACGTGGTCCTCGTGGAGGTATTATTTTGATGGGTAAAGATTTTGAAAATCCTTGGGGATTAACTACTCCTAAGGGTGAAGTGAAGATGATGAGCCAAATAATTAACTCATCGGTGTTCCCTGGAATACAAGGAGGACCACTTGAACACGTTATTGGTGCAAAGGCTGTAGGATTCTATGAAAACCTTCAACCATCTTGGAAAGAATATGCATTGCAAGTGAAGAAAAACGCAAATGTATTGGCTAATGAACTTATTGCACGTGGATTTGGTATCATAAGTGGTGGTACAGACAATCACTCTATGTTGGTAGATCTTCGTTCTAAATATCCAGATTTAACAGGAAAGATTGCGGAAAAGGCACTAGTTGAGGCTGATATCACTGCTAACAAGAATATGGTTCCATTCGATTCTCGTTCTGCTTTCCAAACATCAGGAATTCGTTTAGGAACTCCAGCTATTACAACACGTGGTGCAAAAGAAGATTTAATGGTACTTGTTGCTGAACTAATTGAGCAAGTATTGAATAATCCTGAAGATGAAAGAGTAATTAAGATGGTGAAAGAAAAGGTTAATGCAACAATGAAAGATTATCCTTTATTCGCTTATTAA
- a CDS encoding FeoB-associated Cys-rich membrane protein: MIQYLIVFIVLAITLGYVLVYLYNSFTKKKTGCEGCTGCDLHNKIEQSKAIKHSKSSCSVKK, from the coding sequence ATGATACAGTATTTAATTGTTTTTATAGTTCTTGCCATAACTTTAGGCTATGTATTAGTGTATCTTTATAATAGTTTTACTAAAAAGAAAACAGGTTGCGAAGGTTGCACTGGATGTGATTTGCATAATAAAATAGAGCAATCGAAGGCAATAAAACACTCTAAAAGCAGTTGTTCTGTTAAAAAGTGA
- a CDS encoding N-acetylmuramoyl-L-alanine amidase-like domain-containing protein: MKILLALLVFLLSPRIIWANNQLWQYSKIDSTKIVALLDEARTEKEDTNFPLYFANKFIGIRYVASTLERNKTEKLVINLQELDCTTLVENVLALTLCAQTKQYTFSQFCIFLQKIRYNNGVISYPTRLHYFSEWINDNTKQGFVKEIDIPNPPFNSQQILDLHYMSTQHNKYPMLIQNPLWIKEIRRMEKVVSGKTVNYIPKGILNNTSLIKDVIKDGDIIAIVTARKGLDTSHLGFASWHNGQLHLLNASRIRGKVVDEKMTLYQYMQTQKYQLGIRIIRIWDSKYIW, from the coding sequence ATGAAAATACTTTTAGCTCTTCTTGTCTTTCTTTTATCACCCAGAATAATATGGGCAAACAATCAGCTATGGCAATATTCAAAAATAGATAGCACTAAAATTGTTGCTTTATTAGACGAAGCTAGAACAGAAAAAGAAGACACAAACTTTCCCCTCTACTTTGCTAATAAGTTTATAGGAATACGCTATGTAGCCTCAACTCTTGAGCGAAACAAAACAGAAAAGCTTGTTATCAACTTACAAGAATTAGATTGCACCACACTTGTAGAAAATGTTCTTGCCCTCACTCTTTGTGCCCAAACAAAGCAATACACTTTCAGTCAGTTCTGCATTTTTCTGCAAAAGATTCGTTATAATAATGGAGTTATATCTTATCCTACCCGACTTCACTATTTTTCTGAATGGATAAACGACAACACCAAACAAGGATTTGTTAAAGAGATAGACATCCCTAATCCACCTTTTAATTCTCAACAAATTCTTGATTTGCACTATATGTCAACCCAACATAACAAATATCCTATGTTGATTCAGAATCCTTTATGGATTAAAGAAATTAGAAGAATGGAAAAAGTAGTATCAGGAAAAACAGTAAACTATATTCCAAAAGGCATTTTGAACAACACATCTCTAATAAAAGATGTTATTAAAGATGGGGATATCATAGCCATAGTAACTGCCAGAAAGGGATTAGATACTTCGCATTTAGGTTTTGCTTCTTGGCATAATGGACAACTACATCTTTTAAATGCCTCACGAATTAGAGGTAAAGTTGTAGACGAAAAAATGACATTATATCAATATATGCAAACCCAAAAATATCAACTCGGTATTCGAATCATTAGAATTTGGGACTCAAAGTACATATGGTAG
- a CDS encoding DUF4421 domain-containing protein: protein MRKFLCILFIILINNGIYAQSDSLSVNTNQSKEVRERGIKKFLSSFTRIDSSYIEPQQFNFAFMLQNTNTYELYRLKSEKNQSVTLAPNPSVKVGPFFGWRWIFLGYTFDISHLNDNSGKQEFNLSLYSAQIGIDLFYKKTGNDYKIKNIDLGNKISSKNINNLEFNVFEASIKGFNLYYIFNHHKFSYPAAFSQSTIQRKSAGSMLIGIGVTNHSIGVDWDNMENLLKEKLNITNQAVLDSSIRFERIKYTDISLSCGYAYNWAFAHNWLLAGSLSLAIGYKHSKGNTNNTSGTNTSFSLQNFNLDGIGRFGLVWNNKRWYAGSSAILHGYNYHKKQFSTNNIFGTLNIYAGVNFGRRK, encoded by the coding sequence ATGAGAAAATTTCTGTGCATTCTATTTATAATATTGATAAATAATGGTATATATGCACAAAGTGATTCTTTGTCTGTAAATACCAATCAATCAAAAGAAGTGAGAGAAAGAGGCATTAAAAAGTTTCTTTCCAGCTTCACACGTATTGATAGTAGCTATATAGAACCACAGCAATTCAATTTCGCATTCATGCTTCAAAACACCAACACTTACGAACTTTATCGTTTAAAGAGCGAAAAGAACCAAAGCGTTACTCTTGCTCCTAACCCTTCAGTAAAGGTTGGTCCGTTCTTTGGTTGGCGTTGGATATTTCTTGGTTATACCTTTGATATCAGTCATTTAAACGATAATAGTGGTAAACAAGAATTCAATTTAAGTCTGTATAGTGCTCAAATTGGAATTGATTTATTCTACAAGAAAACAGGAAATGACTATAAGATAAAGAATATAGATCTAGGAAATAAAATATCATCAAAAAACATTAACAACCTAGAGTTTAATGTATTCGAAGCAAGTATCAAAGGTTTCAATCTTTATTACATATTCAACCACCATAAATTCTCTTATCCTGCGGCCTTCAGTCAAAGCACAATACAACGCAAAAGTGCAGGTTCTATGCTTATAGGAATTGGTGTAACCAACCATTCTATAGGTGTTGACTGGGATAACATGGAAAATCTTCTCAAAGAGAAGTTAAACATCACCAATCAAGCAGTATTAGATTCAAGCATTAGATTTGAGCGAATAAAATACACAGATATATCTCTTTCTTGTGGATATGCCTATAACTGGGCATTTGCGCACAATTGGTTATTAGCAGGTTCGCTATCTCTTGCAATTGGATATAAACATAGTAAGGGTAACACCAACAACACTTCAGGAACCAACACATCATTTTCTTTACAAAATTTCAATCTCGATGGTATTGGACGTTTCGGCTTAGTATGGAACAATAAGAGGTGGTATGCAGGTTCAAGTGCTATTCTACATGGATATAATTACCACAAAAAACAATTCTCAACGAATAATATTTTTGGCACACTCAATATCTATGCAGGTGTAAACTTTGGTAGAAGAAAATAA